A region of the Dyadobacter sp. CECT 9275 genome:
AATTTTCAGATGAAGGGTTTGGTAGAAGAGCGGCTGCAAAACAATAAAAAACAAGACCGCCATACCACAAGCCAGCGTAACATGCAAGGCCGATTCCAGGTAAAACTGTATAACCAGTGCGCCACGGGCAGCTCCGACAACTTTCCGGACGGATACTTCCCTATTTCTCAAGGTTGCCCGTGCAGTACTTAAATTGACATAATTGATCAGCGCAAGAATCAGTATGAGTCCGCCGATCACCGTAAAAACAGTCACTCTTTGCTGCAGGCCGGGGAAGCGTAATGAAAAGTGCAATTCGGAAAGCGGGAGTAACTGATACGAATCCTTATTACCTCTTATTTTTTCTGTCTCTGTAAGTAGGCCGGGGATTAGGCCCGCAATTTTATGCCTGTCAGCATGCGCATGAAGCAAAAAATAAGTTTCGTATCCGCCGCCGGTACCAATGTTATCAATCCATTGTTTGGCTGTTTCATGATTCATAACCGCTTGATAACCTGATATTTCAATGGCTCGCCGGGTGTGCAGATCTGCCAGAAAACCAAACTGGAAAGATGAATTGCCCGGCGGATCTTTTAAGACACCCGTTACTTCCAGCCGGTGCGTTTTATCATAGGTAATGGTTTTGCCGATGGGAGGTATATCTCCGAAATATTTCCTGGCCATGGTTTCCGTAAGCAGAACGGTGGACGGCCTGCTGAGCGCCTCCCGGGGATCACCAGATACCAGCTCAAAGGAGAACAATCTTAAAAACCCTGCATCTGCAAACCGGAAATCAGGTTCATAAAAAGCGTGACCTGCGTCACTTTGAACCAGCTTGCTGCCAAAATCCCGTTCTGTGATACGGCCAAAATCTTCAACCCCGGGTGCAGCGTTTTTAACCGTTTGTCCAAAACCGTACGACAAGGTAGAGATCCTGTGTTGTTTGTTTCCTTCATAATGCCTGAACTCTGCCAGTACGATGCGCGATTCATTTTTATGAAAGCGGTCGAAACTATATTCGTGGGTGACATACAAGATAACCAAAAGTGTCACGGCAAGACCTAACGACAGCCCCAACAGATTGACTGTACCTACAACCGAATTTTTCCAAAATGTGCGCCAGGCGATCTTTAAATAATTACTGAGCATAGGAAACTGTTAACAGATAAATGCTGATTCTGAAGTCTTGTCGGAAATGGTCTTGCCGTTCCCGGAAATAGTTACTCATTTCGCAAGGATTTCACAGGATTCGCAAGAGCAGTTTTAATCCCTTGGAAGCCAACAGTCACCAGGGTGAGAATTAACACCAGCATGCCCACAAGCACGAAAACGTACCAATCTACAGTGACACGATATTCATACTTCTCCAGAAATTTGGATCCTAGTTTGTAAGCCAGCGGTGTGCCGATCATAATCGACACCAAAACCATCACTACGTAGTCCCTGGATAGCAATATGGCAACACTGCTAACACTTGCTCCTAAAACCTTCCGTATGCCGATCTCCTTGATACGTTGATTGGATGCAATGGTAATCAGTCCGAAAACTCCTGCAAAAGCAATGACTACGGACAGGATTGTAACGAAATTCACCATTTTCCATATACCATCCAGATCATTGTATTGCCTGCTTACCTCTTCACTCATGTAGAAATATTGAAAAGGTTTTTTAGCCGGGATCTTTTTCATTTTGGATTCCAGCCCCGCGAGTACTTCCTTTGCCTGCCTCATGTTGTTGAACCTTATGGCCAGATAACTATCCAGGTTTGTTTTACCCTGATACCAGTGCAACACGGGTTCAATTTTCTCTTTCAGGTCCTGGTAATTAAAATCCTTCATGACGCCCACAATGGTGTAGACTTCAGGGTTATTTTTCTGACGTAACCGCTTACCCACGGCCGTTTCCCACCCCATTGCTTTCATGGCAGTTTCGTTGATCACAACAGGCTTATTCTCTCCGTTCTGGTCCAGCTCTTCCGAAAAATCCCTTCCTTCCAGCATGCGTATTCCAAAAGTTTCGGCATATCCTGCACCTGTTCCGACATGTTTCAACCTTACCTCCTTATCTTCTTCGCTATCAGGCCTGTAAAGATTATAATTGGACCAGTATTTTGTAGGCACTACACCGGAAGTTGCCAGACTCTCAACTCTTGAATCAGTTTTCAATTCTGTCAGGATTCCGCTAAGCTGATGAATGGCGGCATCTTCATCCTTATATTGCCTGTCTGCCTGCACAACTACAACACCCTCCTTATTAAAACCAATGTTTGCCGAACGCATAAAACTGATTTGTTCGCTAACCCCTATAGCACCTGTAATGAGGATAATTGAAATCGTAAATTGCAGGATGATCAGGCTCCCCTGTGACCATTTCCCGGAGCTTGGTTTGCTGGTCAGTTTTCCCTTGATCGTATCTCTCAGATCCAGCCTGTTCAGGTATAATGCCGGATAAGTACCGGCAATTATCGCTATGAATAAAATGATCCCGAATAGTACCAATATCGTAGGATAGTCCTGTTGCCAGCTCAGCACCAGTTGCATTCTCCCCTTACGGAATTCATTGAACCTGGGGATCAGATACCAGGCAGCAAAAGCCAGGGAAGCAAGCAGCGAAACAAGCAGGACCAGGCCTGATTCTATCCAGAACTGAATCAGTATCTGCCGAAGATTCGACCCGGTTACTTTCCTGACGGCCACTTCTTTGGCTCTTGTAAATGAAATGGAAAAATTAAGGTTGAGAAGATTAATACTGATAATCAGCAATATAAATACGGCGATGGTAACGGCCCCATAGATCAGATTTTTAAAGAACGGATTCTGATAATGGATAAAATCCTCGAATGGTTTCAGACGGATTTTTCGGTTTCGTACCTCGGGTGAAAAATGAGTATTTACAAAATCAGGAAACTGAGCTTCCAGCCGGGTAATATCGGTACCTCTCTTTACTTTAAGATATACAGTGGCAAAGGTATTATACCAGTCAATATTAGCTCGGAAACCCGGATTCGACTCCAGGTTGGAGATGGGCAAAAGTACATCAAATTGCAGGGAAGAATTGGCCGGTACCGTATCCAGCACCCCGGTTATGGTAAAGTTCAGGGTATCGTTTACCTGAACCGTTTCTCCCACAGGATTTTTATCTCCAAACAACGCCTCCGCCACACCCTTGCTGATAATCACAGACTCCTTTTTCCGGAGTGCCGTATTCCTGTCTCCATAAAGCAGGCCGAAAGAAAAAACATCCAGAAAAGTACTGTCCACATACCTGGTATCAGGCTGAAGATCCTTGCCTTTGTAATGGATCCATGCATTGTTCCAGCCCTGGAAATGCGTCCCCGTTTCTATTTCCGGATATGTTTTTAATAGCTGATCCAGAATGGGGTACACCGTCTTACCGAAGGTAGCGTCCCTTTCCTGTGTCTGGACAAAAAATAGCTGATCGTTATCCTTGTGAAATTTATCAAACGTGACTCCCCTCTGCACAAACAGAATTAACACACACGAACTAGCCAATCCCAGGGATAATCCCAGAAAATTGATACCCGTAAAGAGCCTGTTTTTCCAAAGGCTTCTTACGGCAATTTTAAAATAGTTTCTAAGCATCTTTCTGGTTCTATGACTAAAGGGATATGAAAACAGAAATTCTATTCGCTCCGTAAACTGTCTACCGGATTGGTTAAAGCAGCTTTGATACTCTGGAAACTGATCGTTGCCAGCGCTATAAACAGAGCCAAAATACCTGCGTCTGCAAAAATCCACCATTGCATTTCAATGTGATAGGCAAAGCCCGCCAGCCATTGCTCCATGAAATAATGGGCAACTGGTATGGCAACGACCGAGGCGATCAGCACAAGTTTCAGAAAATCGGCCGACAGGAGTGCTACAATCCCATAAACCGTGGCGCCCAGCACCTTACGAATACCAATTTCCCTGGTTCTGTTCTGAGCGGTGAATGTTGCCAGACCAAATAATCCCAAACAGGAGATCAGGATGGCAACAGAGGCAAAAAAATTGAACAGTTTCACTGCCTGTTGTTCGTCTTTGTAAAGGTTGTTGTACTGTTCATCTAAAAATTGATATTTAAAAGGAGTACCCGGGAACCTGTTTTGCCAGATCTTTTCTGTCTGGGCAAGAACGGTAGCCATATTGGCCTCCTCTGCTTTCACAAAAATCTGCTCCTGAAAATCGGGATAATTGTCCATAACCAACGGTGCTATTTCTTCGTGAAAGCTATTAAAATGAAAATCTTTTACGACACCAACAATCTGCCCTTTTCTACCCTGAAATTCAAATGACTGCCCAATAACGGGTGCTTTGAGACCAAAAGTTTTAACTGCGGTTTCATTCAAAACCACATTGGCGCTATCCATTTTCCTGTCGTTTTCCAGCCATCTGCCAGCTGCCAGTTTCATTCCCAGCAATTTTGGAAACTCGTTCCCCGCCGACAGCGTCGTTACGGTTGGGATAAAATCATCCGGTTTACCTTGCCAGTTCAGACTGCCACTATGGCTGTTACCCATGTTGACTATGGATTCATTGGCCGTAGCAATTCCTTTTACAACAGCCAATTGCCCAATATTCTCTTTCAGATAGGCTCTTGCATTTGCCCGCTGTTTCATGTCGTTTGCCACAGGAGGCGTTATGGTGAAAACATGCTCCCGGTTGTACCCCGGATTTTGCTTTTTCATAAAATCCAGTTGCCGGTCAATACTCAATGTCCCGATCATCAGAATGATCGAAATGGCAAACTGTATGACCACAAGCCCCTGCCTGAACCTCGAATTGGAAGATTTTGGTGTGCTTGCCTTCACGATTTCGGCCGGTTTCAGCGCCGAAAGAAGTATGGACGGGTAAATTCCTGCCAGCAAAAAGGTAGCCACCCCGCAACCAGAGAGCAACAGCCAGATTATCCCGTTTCCTCCATTCAGAACAAAATGTTTTTCTGTAAAGTCATTAAACAATGGTAAGCAAAATCTGAACAGAAGTACTGTAATCATTACCGCAGCCAGAATTTGAATAGCGGACTCGGTCAAAAACTGACCGAATAATCTGCCCCGGCCCGCACCAAGCATCTTTTTGAGACCCACCTCTCTGGACCTTTTGCTGGCAAGAGCGGTGGTAAGGTTCACAAAATTGATACTTGCAATGACCAGGATAAGGACGCCAATGATGCCCATCATCGTGACGGTCTTGACATTTCCTTTTATAAGTGCGTCGGACTGGAAGGAGGTATCAAAATGAATATCCGTGAGCGGTATAAAACTGGCGACGATACTGGAATCCTTCCGGTTTTCCTGATACAAACGGTTAATCTGATCAGCGACAGGTTTTAGGGAAGTTCCCGGTTTTAACTGCATGAATACCTGAAAATTAAAATTCCTCCAGTTGGTGGAGTTCGCCCGAAAAGCGCTGTTTTGCATGGATGAAGCTACGGGTATCAGTACGTCATACTGAAAACTCGAATTGGCCGGATTGTCTTTTAACACACCACGCACTACAAAGTCAGTGGTGTCTATCCGGATGATCTTTCCGACAGGATCTTCATTCCCAAACCATGCTTTCGCCTTAGATTCTGTAAATACCAGGCTGTTGATGTCTGCGAGAGAAGATTTATCTCCCCGGATAAAAGCGTAATCGAAAAAGTCGAACCAGTTGGCATCAACCCGGGCAACACGTTTTTCATCAAAAACCTTATGGTCAATTTTAACAACCACAGGTCTCCAGAAAGCCGAAAAAGAGGTTGTCTTTTCTACACCAGGAATTAAATTTTTAGCAGCCTCTCCCAGCACATAAGGGGAATTGGACCATATCCATGGCGGGTCCTGCTTGGAAAGCGTATTGGTTACTCTGTAAATATCTGCGCTGTTTTTATGATAGGTATCAAAACTCATTTCGTTCTGCACCCATAACAAAATGAAAACGGCCGAAAGCATACCGCCG
Encoded here:
- a CDS encoding ABC transporter permease yields the protein MLRNYFKIAVRSLWKNRLFTGINFLGLSLGLASSCVLILFVQRGVTFDKFHKDNDQLFFVQTQERDATFGKTVYPILDQLLKTYPEIETGTHFQGWNNAWIHYKGKDLQPDTRYVDSTFLDVFSFGLLYGDRNTALRKKESVIISKGVAEALFGDKNPVGETVQVNDTLNFTITGVLDTVPANSSLQFDVLLPISNLESNPGFRANIDWYNTFATVYLKVKRGTDITRLEAQFPDFVNTHFSPEVRNRKIRLKPFEDFIHYQNPFFKNLIYGAVTIAVFILLIISINLLNLNFSISFTRAKEVAVRKVTGSNLRQILIQFWIESGLVLLVSLLASLAFAAWYLIPRFNEFRKGRMQLVLSWQQDYPTILVLFGIILFIAIIAGTYPALYLNRLDLRDTIKGKLTSKPSSGKWSQGSLIILQFTISIILITGAIGVSEQISFMRSANIGFNKEGVVVVQADRQYKDEDAAIHQLSGILTELKTDSRVESLATSGVVPTKYWSNYNLYRPDSEEDKEVRLKHVGTGAGYAETFGIRMLEGRDFSEELDQNGENKPVVINETAMKAMGWETAVGKRLRQKNNPEVYTIVGVMKDFNYQDLKEKIEPVLHWYQGKTNLDSYLAIRFNNMRQAKEVLAGLESKMKKIPAKKPFQYFYMSEEVSRQYNDLDGIWKMVNFVTILSVVIAFAGVFGLITIASNQRIKEIGIRKVLGASVSSVAILLSRDYVVMVLVSIMIGTPLAYKLGSKFLEKYEYRVTVDWYVFVLVGMLVLILTLVTVGFQGIKTALANPVKSLRNE
- a CDS encoding ABC transporter permease, encoding MNHLKIAIRNLKSSRLFTLLNIVGLAGGMLSAVFILLWVQNEMSFDTYHKNSADIYRVTNTLSKQDPPWIWSNSPYVLGEAAKNLIPGVEKTTSFSAFWRPVVVKIDHKVFDEKRVARVDANWFDFFDYAFIRGDKSSLADINSLVFTESKAKAWFGNEDPVGKIIRIDTTDFVVRGVLKDNPANSSFQYDVLIPVASSMQNSAFRANSTNWRNFNFQVFMQLKPGTSLKPVADQINRLYQENRKDSSIVASFIPLTDIHFDTSFQSDALIKGNVKTVTMMGIIGVLILVIASINFVNLTTALASKRSREVGLKKMLGAGRGRLFGQFLTESAIQILAAVMITVLLFRFCLPLFNDFTEKHFVLNGGNGIIWLLLSGCGVATFLLAGIYPSILLSALKPAEIVKASTPKSSNSRFRQGLVVIQFAISIILMIGTLSIDRQLDFMKKQNPGYNREHVFTITPPVANDMKQRANARAYLKENIGQLAVVKGIATANESIVNMGNSHSGSLNWQGKPDDFIPTVTTLSAGNEFPKLLGMKLAAGRWLENDRKMDSANVVLNETAVKTFGLKAPVIGQSFEFQGRKGQIVGVVKDFHFNSFHEEIAPLVMDNYPDFQEQIFVKAEEANMATVLAQTEKIWQNRFPGTPFKYQFLDEQYNNLYKDEQQAVKLFNFFASVAILISCLGLFGLATFTAQNRTREIGIRKVLGATVYGIVALLSADFLKLVLIASVVAIPVAHYFMEQWLAGFAYHIEMQWWIFADAGILALFIALATISFQSIKAALTNPVDSLRSE